One genomic region from Bubalus bubalis isolate 160015118507 breed Murrah chromosome 24, NDDB_SH_1, whole genome shotgun sequence encodes:
- the NUBP1 gene encoding cytosolic Fe-S cluster assembly factor NUBP1, translated as MIDNRGSVLKGTENLPKHLPQGLRVRKVLFRRLISRSWRVRLSATRRKYATAVSGDRASVQSSRMEEVPHDCPGADSAQAGRGASCQGCPNQRLCASGAGAAADPAIEEIKEKMKTVKHKILVLSGKGGVGKSTFSAHLAHGLAEDENTQVALLDIDICGPSIPKIMGLEGEQVHQSGSGWSPVFLEDNLGVMSVGFLLSSPDDAVIWRGPKKNGMIKQFLRDVDWGEVDYLIVDTPPGTSDEHLSVAQYLAAAHIDGAVIITTPQEVSLQDVRKEISFCHKVKLPIIGVVENMSGFICPKCQKESQIFPPTTGGAEAMCQDLKIPLLGKVPLDPRIGKSCDKGQSFLVEAPDSPATVAYRSIIQRIQEFCSQRLPKGENLVGS; from the exons ATGATAGATAACCGAGGCTCAGttttaaaaggaacagaaaacCTCCCTAAGCACCTGCCACAGGGTTTGCGCGTGCGCAAAGTCCTCTTTCGGAGACTTATTTCGCGCAGCTGGAGGGTCAGATTGAGCGCCACGAGACGGAAATATGCAACCGCGGTTTCCGGTGACCGCGCAAGCGTCCAGAGCAGCAGAATGGAGGAGGTGCCTCACG ACTGTCCAGGGGCCGACAGTGCCCAAGCAGGTCGAGGGGCCTCATGTCAGGGGTGCCCCAACCAGCGGCTCTGCGCTTCTGGAGCCGGTGCTGCCGCTGACCCGG CCATagaggaaatcaaagaaaaaatgaagaccGTGAAACACAAGATCTTGGTGTTGTCTGGGAAAGGCGGCGTTGGGAAAAGCACATTTAGCGCCCACCTGGCCCATGGCCTAGCGGAGGATGAAAACACGCAG GTTGCTCTTCTAGACATCGATATATGCGGGCCGTCAATTCCCAAGATCATGGGATTGGAAGGAGAACAG GTTCACCAGAGCGGCTCGGGCTGGTCTCCAGTG TTCCTGGAAGACAACTTGGGGGTGATGTCGGTGGGTTTCTTACTCAGCAGCCCCGACGATGCTGTCATCTGGAGGGGACCAAAGAAAAATG GCATGATCAAGCAGTTCCTCCGTGACGTGGACTGGGGCGAGGTGGACTACCTCATCGTGGACACCCCTCCCGGGACGTCGGACGAACACCTCTCGGTGGCACAGTACCTGGCCGCGGCGCACATCGACGGGGCGGTAATCATCACCACGCCGCAG GAAGTGTCGCTCCAGGATGTCCGGAAAGAGATCAGCTTCTGCCACAAGGTGAAGCTGCCCATCATCGGGGTGGTGGAGAACATGAGTGGCTTCATCTGCCCCAAATGCCAG AAAGAGTCTCAGATATTCCCACCAACGACGGGGGGTGCGGAGGCCATGTGCCAGGACCTGAAGATCCCGCTGCTTGGCAAAGTGCCTCTGGATCCACGCATAG gTAAGAGCTGCGACAAAGGACAGTCTTTTTTGGTAGAAGCACCAGATTCACCAGCCACCGTTGCCTACAGAAGTATAATTCAGA GAATCCAGGAATTCTGTAGTCAGCGTCTGCCAAAAGGAGAGAACCTCGTCGGCTCCTGA